The DNA sequence CACGTGTTACCAAGTCCAGTGTTTCCGAAGTCAGATTCTTTAAGTACTTCGGCTTTCTTCCAGCCCCAACCTACAAACAAGGCGATGATCAGACCACCTAATGGTAGGAAGATGTTTGATGCTAGGAAATCATAGCTATCGATTAAGTCTGGTTGCCCAAAGAATGAAACGCCACCTAATACGCCATTTCCTAATGATGCAGGAACTCCAAGTAAGAAGATAAGTCCCCCAATAATAAGAGAAGCTTTCTTTCTAGACCAATCGAACTTACGGATAAAGTAAGCCACGGCTACTTCTAATAGTGATACAGCAGATGATAATGCAGCTGCTGAAAGTAAGAAGAAGAACAAAATTCCATACATTTGACCGAGTGCCATGTTGTCAAAAATACCAGGCAAAGTAATAAATGCAAGACCAGCACCTGATCCTGGATCAATTCCGAATGCAAAAACGGCAGGGAATATCATAAGACCAGCAATAACTGCAAAAAGTGTATCTAATGTTGCAACGCTTGCTGCAGCACCAGGTAGCTTATGTTCTTTTTTAAGATAACTACCGTAAGTAATTAATGCACCCATACCTAAACTAAGTGAGAAGAACGCTTGACCTAACGCTGCTAAATATACATCTAGATCACCTAATACACTCCAATCTGGACTAAATAGGAAAGCTAAAGCATCTTGAGCGCCACCTAAAGTCATACTGTAGCCAGCAAGCACAATAACTAAAATAGCAAGTAAAGGCATGAGAATTTTATTTGCTCTTTCAATACCTTTCTTAACCCCTACAAAAACAATTCCGATTGTGAATGCCATAAATAGGAACTGCCAAATTAACGGCTGCCATGAATTACTGATGAATCCAACGAAGAAGCCATCAAAACCATCTGCAGGTGAAGCGTTCAATCCGCCAATTAAATACTGTACGAAGTAAAACACTGACCAACCGGCAACAACACCGTAAAATGATAAGATAATAAACGCGGAGGCTACCCCTAAAATACCTGCTAATACCCATGGTTTACCAGGTGCAAGCTTTTCAAATGAGCCGACTGCATCACTTTGAGCACGTCGTCCAATTGTAAACTCTGCCATAATAATAGGTAGACCAATTAAAAGAATACATAAAAGATAAATTAATAAAAATGCCGCTCCACCATTTTCTCCAGTAACATAGGAAAAACGCCAAATGTTACCTAAACCAACTGCAGAACCCATTGCTGCTAAAATAAAACCTAACCGAGAGTTCCATTGTTCACGAGAACCATCTAATTGACTCAATGTTATTTCCTCCTTTAAAGCTTTAATATGATATAAATATAATAAATAATATAACACACATTTCTGAAAATGTGTGTTATTTTTTTATAATTTTCTGAAAAAATAGTAATTATTTAGTAGGAAACAAACTAACTGCTGTAAACATAGAATAATTATCGTAATTTCACTTATAAAAGGGTATAGTGCATGTAACTATTTTCCTACTTATGAAAGGCTATTCATAAGTTTTGTAGCATATGACATTTTTTGAGGAGGTTATTATACATGCTGTCAAAGTTATTTGGAGAGAAGTGTACAATATGCAAGCATAAATGTAAAAAGCCTAGTAAATATATGGATGATATAGGGAATGAGATGAAAGTATGTGTCAAGTGTGTTTCATACGCTGAAAGAAGAGCGTATAGAAAAATACACTAAGTATTAGAAGTAATTGCTAACAAAATCGTAGGAAATAGCACGAAGATAGCATTTAGTAGGCTTACTTATGAGTTTTCTGTATTGATGAGTTGTGTAGAGGCTGTCTTTAAGTTTTTTTATCTATTGAGATGGCCTTTATTTCTCTATTCTGTTGAACGCTTATAATACTTTCCATCTATTTTTATTGAAAAATATTAAAATATAATTTCTAAGCATATTTGTTTCTTTAATTAAAACTATAGATTATAATAAACTTATATAAAAATTATACATAACGTATACAAGGGAGCTGGGGTTATATGTTTGAAGTAAAAGTATTAGATGTGAGCAAAAAAATAATGTACATAAAATGGTCAGGCATGGTTGAACCAGAGGAAGTTCGTGAAGCAACTAATAGAATTACAGAGCTATTAAAAGGGTTTCCATCAAGTGGCTTTGACGTACTAGTAGAAATGGTAGATGTCACTGTGATGAAGCAAGATACAAGAGAGGAATTAGTAAAGCACCAGGAATGGTTAAAAGAGGCGGGAATGAAGAGAGCCGCAGTAGTAGTTGAAGGTGCAGTTGCCAAAATGCAGCTTAAGCGTACAGCAAAGCAATCAAACCACTCAGAAGAATATCACTTTAACTCATATGATGAAGCATTTCATTTCTTAAAAGATGAAGCTAAAGTACACATTTGAAAAAGTATAGCTATTAAAAATGCTGGAGGAGGGTGACTCAAAAAGGTTAATCTTAACCTATCGAGTTACCCTCTTTGCGTCTTCCATTAGTAAAAGTCATTCATGTATAATAAAATTAGACATAAGAATATGGAGGATGCGATGGATAAAAAACCAACCATTTCTGTTATTATCCCAACCTATAATAGGCTATTTTCGTTAGGAGAATTACTTGAAGCGCTGTCTCGTCAAACTTTTTCAGACTTCGAAGTAATTATTGTTAATGATGCAGGGGTAAGTATTTCAGTGTTAAAGCACTTATATGATGAATTAAACATCACAATTATTAATTTGCCAGAAAATAAAAATCATGTTTATGCAAGAAATGTTGGAATCGAAAAAGCACTAGGAACATATATCATGCTGATCGATGATGATGACATAATATTGCCGAGTCATATGGAAAAAATGCTATCGCAAATGCAAGACTACGACCTAGTATATTCAGATGTAGAGATTATTAATTATGAAGTGAAGGGAAATGTCCGATATGTAAAGAGTCGCCGTTTATTTGCGTATCAATATGATCTAAAAGCGATGAGGACGTTTTCTACCTTTGTTCCTTCTGGATGTTTATATAAAAAAGCCATCCA is a window from the Evansella cellulosilytica DSM 2522 genome containing:
- a CDS encoding STAS/SEC14 domain-containing protein, which produces MFEVKVLDVSKKIMYIKWSGMVEPEEVREATNRITELLKGFPSSGFDVLVEMVDVTVMKQDTREELVKHQEWLKEAGMKRAAVVVEGAVAKMQLKRTAKQSNHSEEYHFNSYDEAFHFLKDEAKVHI
- a CDS encoding sodium-dependent transporter, encoding MSQLDGSREQWNSRLGFILAAMGSAVGLGNIWRFSYVTGENGGAAFLLIYLLCILLIGLPIIMAEFTIGRRAQSDAVGSFEKLAPGKPWVLAGILGVASAFIILSFYGVVAGWSVFYFVQYLIGGLNASPADGFDGFFVGFISNSWQPLIWQFLFMAFTIGIVFVGVKKGIERANKILMPLLAILVIVLAGYSMTLGGAQDALAFLFSPDWSVLGDLDVYLAALGQAFFSLSLGMGALITYGSYLKKEHKLPGAAASVATLDTLFAVIAGLMIFPAVFAFGIDPGSGAGLAFITLPGIFDNMALGQMYGILFFFLLSAAALSSAVSLLEVAVAYFIRKFDWSRKKASLIIGGLIFLLGVPASLGNGVLGGVSFFGQPDLIDSYDFLASNIFLPLGGLIIALFVGWGWKKAEVLKESDFGNTGLGNTWIFLLRIVAPALILIVFITGLGIF
- a CDS encoding glycosyltransferase family 2 protein; amino-acid sequence: MDKKPTISVIIPTYNRLFSLGELLEALSRQTFSDFEVIIVNDAGVSISVLKHLYDELNITIINLPENKNHVYARNVGIEKALGTYIMLIDDDDIILPSHMEKMLSQMQDYDLVYSDVEIINYEVKGNVRYVKSRRLFAYQYDLKAMRTFSTFVPSGCLYKKAIHQTTGNFDLEVKNYWDWDFFLRVANTYRIQRSPYASVLYEFSDTGNNASKNLQAMRTYLNRLSEKHALGELPTKNFFLLLEELEMKKREAASHLLWDGQPIVSRLIEKNIN